The following are encoded together in the Brassica napus cultivar Da-Ae chromosome A9, Da-Ae, whole genome shotgun sequence genome:
- the BNAC09G24250D gene encoding uncharacterized protein BNAC09G24250D translates to MDNSSSINSTASNLSTASFEKIDQAASWVGTTVISAFFASLERCSCVNLSTSDDDDEDDDESHSRPLALSPAPHPDDIV, encoded by the coding sequence ATGGATAACAGCAGCAGCATCAACTCCACCGCGTCCAATCTGAGCACTGCTTCCTTCGAAAAGATCGATCAGGCGGCGAGCTGGGTGGGCACAACCGTCATATCCGCCTTCTTCGCCTCCCTCGAGCGTTGCTCCTGCGTTAATCTATCAACCTCCGACGATGATGACGAAGACGACGACGAATCCCACAGCCGTCCCCTTGCTCTCTCCCCCGCTCCTCACCCAGACGACATTGTTTAG